The Glycine soja cultivar W05 chromosome 8, ASM419377v2, whole genome shotgun sequence genome has a window encoding:
- the LOC114424414 gene encoding uncharacterized protein LOC114424414 isoform X2 has translation MAATFKHHPTGLHGWGARRSSRNLPSFFSMRFACSTRHFHIRASVSHHSSTEAESALILIRHGESLWNEKNLFTGCCDVPLTNRGVEEAIEAGQRISYIPIDMIFTSALIRAQMTAMLAMTQHSQKKVPIIIHDESEQATTWTQVYSEKTTKQSIPVITAWQLNERMYGELQGLNKQETAERYGKEKVHEWRRSFDIPPPKGESLEMCFQRAVPYFKDFIEPQLKSGKHVMVAAHGNSLRSIIMYLDGLTSQESLAVYRQQLDDMSSCY, from the exons ATGGCCGCTACTTTTAAACACCATCCTACGGGACTTCACGGTTGGGGCGCTCGGAGATCTTCTAGAAATCTCCCAAGCTTCTTCTCAATGCGTTTCGCCTGCAGCACTCGCCACTTTCACATTCGTGCTTCCGTTTCTCACCACTCATCAA CCGAGGCTGAGAGTGCTTTGATATTGATTCGTCATGGGGAGTCTTTGTGGAATGAGAAGAACTTGTTCACGGGATGTTGCGATGTACCTTTGACCAATAGAGGTGTAGAGGAAGCTATTGAAGCTGGTCAGAGGATTAGCTATATACCCATTGATATGATCTTTACGTCCGCACTCATTCGTGCACAGATGACCGCTATGCTTGCAATGACTCAGCACTCCCAGAAGAAG GTTCCTATTATCATCCATGATGAGAGTGAACAGGCAACAACTTGGACTCAAGTTTACAGTGAAAAAACCACCAAGCAATCTATTCCAGTTATTACAGCATGGCAGTTGAATGAAAGAAT GTATGGGGAGTTACAGGGTCTTAATAAGCAGGAGACTGCAGAAAGATACGGAAAGGAGAAGGTGCATGAATGGCGTCGGAGTTTTGACATTCCTCCTCCCAAGGGTGAGAGCCTGGAAATGTGTTTTCAGAGAGCTGTTCCGTATTTTAAAGATTTT ATTGAACCCCAACTAAAATCAGGAAAGCACGTGATGGTTGCTGCTCATGGAAACTCATTGAGGTCTATTATAATGTATCTGGACGGATTAACTTCTCAAGAG AGTTTAGCTGTTTACAGACAACAGTTGGATGACATGTCTAGTTGTTATTGA
- the LOC114424417 gene encoding type I inositol polyphosphate 5-phosphatase 5-like yields MSSFTGARSKANANSEMTKANEINLCPVNTSTITSTSPDTSAKNEKKKKSILPKIFGSKRNGRGSDEETLKTSSAEEDGVTLDLENKIETRRKAFLEAAPIMRKSFSERESSPGIEGLNLSNFERPMMTMETELQSFRIFVATWNVGGKSPSYDLNLQDFLLVEGSADIYVLGFQEIVPLSAGNVLVIEDNEPAAKWLALISQALNKPRNEYSDSSDSGTGSKTQSSSKESKSPASLNFFQKPSLKVISKNFRAEGSSLLKACNCPVESPSRERRRMRKFSDPLSKLDPELRGDDTVEELLSIAEIPSSASQSRYSLISTKQMVGIFLTIWTKKELVPHIGHLRADSVGRGIMGCLGNKGCISISMSLHQTSFCFVCSHLASGEKEGDELKRNSDVAEILKGTQFPRICKNPCRRAPEKIVDHDRIIWLGDLNYRVALSYEETRVLLEDNDWDTLLAKDQLNMERDAGRVFNGFKEGRVVFAPTYKYSHNSDSYAGETVKSKKKRRTPAWCDRILWRGNGIEQLSYIRGESRFSDHRPVCAVFSVDVEVRSRNNRFRKGYSYTSPRPEYEDFIPQRHSFYDY; encoded by the exons ATGTCTTCGTTTACGGGTGCACGTTCCAAAGCAAATGCTAACTCTGAAATGACCAAAGCTAACGAGATTAACCTCTGCCCCGTCAACACAAGTACCATTACATCAACCTCGCCAGATACAAGTGccaagaatgagaagaaaaagaag TCTATCCTTCCAAAGATTTTCGGATCAAAGCGAAATGGGAGAGGTTCAGACGAAGAGACACTCAAAACATCAAGTGCAGAAGAAGATGGAGTTACTCTGG ATTTGGAGAATAAGATTGAGACGAGAAGAAAAGCATTTTTGGAAGCGGCCCCCATCATGAGAAAAAGTTTCTCAG AAAGGGAGAGTAGTCCTGGGATCGAAGGCCTGAATTTGTCCAATTTTGAACGGCCTATGATGACTATGGAAACTGAACTTCAAAGTTTCAG GATCTTTGTTGCAACGTGGAATGTGGGAGGAAAGTCACCAAGTTATGACCTCAACCTCCAAGATTTCTTGCTAGTGGAGGGCTCCGCAGATATATATGTATTGGG TTTTCAGGAAATCGTTCCTCTGAGCGCTGGGAATGTTTTAGTAATTGAAGACAATGAACCTGCTGCAAAGTGGCTGGCATTGATAAGTCAAGCACTAAACAaaccaagaaatgaatataGTGATTCTTCTGACTCGGGAACTGGCTCCAAAACCCAGAGTAGTTCGAAGGAGTCAAAGTCCCCAGCAAGTTTGAATTTCTTTCAGAAGCCTTCTCTTAAAGTTATTAGTAAAAACTTCAGGGCAGAGGGTAGCAGCCTCCTTAAGGCTTGCAATTGTCCTGTGGAATCTCCATCTAGGGAGAGACGGAGGATGAGAAAATTTAGTGACCCTTTGAGTAAGTTAGATCCTGAGCTTCGTGGTGATGACACTGTAGAAGAGTTGCTTTCAATTGCAGAAATACCCTCTTCTGCTAGCCAAAGTAGATACTCCCTTATATCAACTAAGCAGATGGTTGGGATTTTTCTCACCATTTGGACTAAGAAGGAGTTAGTTCCACACATTGGACATCTTAGAGCAGATTCTGTTGGGAGAGGAATCATGGGTTGCTTAGGTAACAAG GGGTGCATATCAATAAGCATGTCATTGCATCAAACAAGTTTTTGTTTCGTCTGTAGTCACTTGGCTTCTGGGGAGAAAGAAGGCGATGAGCTGAAAAGAAACTCTGATGTAGCTGAAATACTCAAAGGCACACAATTTCCTAGGATTTGCAAGAACCCTTGCCGTCGAGCGCCAGAAAAGATAGTTGACCATGA TCGAATAATATGGCTTGGAGATTTGAATTATCGGGTGGCTTTAAGTTATGAAGAAACAAGGGTTCTGTTGGAGGATAACGACTGGGACACTTTGTTAGCGAAAGATCAG TTAAACATGGAAAGAGACGCAGGAAGGGTTTTTAACGGTTTCAAAGAGGGGAGGGTTGTTTTTGCTCCCACTTACAAGTATTCACATAATTCAGACTCTTATGCTGGTGAGACTGTCAAGTCAAAGAAAAAACGCCGAACGCCAGCATG GTGTGATAGGATATTGTGGCGTGGCAATGGCATTGAACAATTATCATACATACGTGGAGAATCAAGATTTTCTGATCATAGACCTGTTTGTGCTGTCTTCTCTGTGGATGTGGAAGTAAGAAGCAGAAACAACAGGTTCAGGAAGGGCTATTCCTACACAAGCCCAAGACCTGAATACGAAGACTTTATACCTCAAAGGCATAGTTTCTATGATTATTAA
- the LOC114424418 gene encoding putative ETHYLENE INSENSITIVE 3-like 4 protein: MVEIHEEINPFDQEENEDIGEEEIDYDQLKKRMWKDRILLQKMKEKRPKEEPVQEAKQEASRRKKMSRAQDSVLKYMMKIMEVCNAQGFVYGIVPEKGKPVTGSSDSLREWWKEKVKFDQNAPSSIAEYLPLLERDELDPSSYIHLLNDLQDTTLSSLLSALMQHCIPPQRRFPLERGLAPPWWPTGAENWWGEQGLLAHEHGPPPYKKPHDLKKAWKVSLLAAVIKHMSPDLYKLRRSVTQSKTLQDKMTTRDTATWSKVMNQEETLLQLANKCLKISSSEEDDKNECESSTSSSTIIHEGSHLGGSIEKRKSDLVFDLDAVIDKLYACQYYQCPQSEMGMGFLDKNTRMNHESLCAYRTNEGQRVLLQDSLSNDTQNENNNLVGHLINDEFRDIAGKTSEEDYGGLWPNSLEDLDLQAALNQMDMDLNPNPEQDTPHGQDVTSIWDLAYKY; the protein is encoded by the coding sequence ATGGTGGAGATTCACGAAGAAATCAACCCCTTTgatcaagaagaaaatgaagacatTGGAGAGGAAGAAATCGACTATGACCAGCTTAAGAAGCGGATGTGGAAGGATCGGATACTGCTGCAGAAGATGAAGGAGAAACGGCCCAAAGAAGAGCCAGTCCAAGAAGCAAAACAAGAAGCATCTAGGCGGAAGAAGATGTCAAGAGCGCAAGACTCGGTCCTCAAGTACATGATGAAGATTATGGAAGTTTGCAATGCTCAAGGTTTTGTGTATGGGATTGTCCCTGAGAAGGGAAAGCCAGTGACTGGTTCTTCTGACAGCTTGCGTGAGTGGTGGAAAGAAAAGGTAAAGTTTGATCAAAACGCACCAAGTTCCATTGCAGAATACTTGCCACTCCTTGAAAGAGATGAGTTGGATCCAAGTTCCTACATACATCTCCTTAACGACTTGCAAGACACTACTTTGAGTTCACTACTTTCTGCTCTGATGCAACATTGCATACCTCCCCAAAGAAGATTCCCTCTTGAGAGAGGCTTGGCTCCACCTTGGTGGCCCACAGGGGCAGAGAATTGGTGGGGTGAACAAGGCCTTCTGGCCCATGAACATGGCCCACCTCCTTATAAGAAGCCCCATGACCTCAAAAAGGCTTGGAAAGTGTCTCTCTTGGCTGCAGTCATCAAACACATGTCTCCTGATTTGTATAAACTTAGAAGGTCGGTGACTCAGTCCAAGACTTTGCAAGATAAGATGACAACCAGGGACACGGCAACTTGGTCCAAGGTCATGAACCAGGAAGAAACTCTGCTGCAACTGGCCAACAAGTGCCTCAAAATATCTTCATCAGAGGAAGATGATAAAAACGAGTGTGAAAGCTCTACTAGTAGCAGTACTATCATCCATGAAGGGAGTCATTTAGGTGGCAGCATTGAGAAAAGGAAGAGTGATTTGGTGTTTGACTTAGATGCTGTTATTGATAAGCTATATGCTTGCCAATACTATCAGTGTCCACAAAGTGAAATGGGTATGGGATTTCTTGACAAAAACACAAGAATGAACCATGAGTCCCTCTGTGCTTACCGGACTAATGAAGGCCAACGCGTTCTCCTTCAGGATTCTCTATCCAATGACACACAAAATGAGAATAATAACCTTGTTGGCCATCTGATTAATGATGAGTTTAGAGACATTGCAGGAAAGACATCAGAAGAAGATTATGGAGGCTTATGGCCAAATTCCCTTGAAGATCTTGATTTGCAAGCTGCACTGAATCAGATGGACATGGACTTGAATCCAAATCCAGAGCAAGATACACCACATGGCCAAGACGTAACCTCAATTTGGGACTTAGCCTACAAATATTAA
- the LOC114424414 gene encoding uncharacterized protein LOC114424414 isoform X1: protein MAATFKHHPTGLHGWGARRSSRNLPSFFSMRFACSTRHFHIRASVSHHSSTEAESALILIRHGESLWNEKNLFTGCCDVPLTNRGVEEAIEAGQRISYIPIDMIFTSALIRAQMTAMLAMTQHSQKKVPIIIHDESEQATTWTQVYSEKTTKQSIPVITAWQLNERMYGELQGLNKQETAERYGKEKVHEWRRSFDIPPPKGESLEMCFQRAVPYFKDFIEPQLKSGKHVMVAAHGNSLRSIIMYLDGLTSQEVTSLEISTGIPLLYIYKEGKFNSRGSPVGPTEAGVYAYTQSLAVYRQQLDDMSSCY, encoded by the exons ATGGCCGCTACTTTTAAACACCATCCTACGGGACTTCACGGTTGGGGCGCTCGGAGATCTTCTAGAAATCTCCCAAGCTTCTTCTCAATGCGTTTCGCCTGCAGCACTCGCCACTTTCACATTCGTGCTTCCGTTTCTCACCACTCATCAA CCGAGGCTGAGAGTGCTTTGATATTGATTCGTCATGGGGAGTCTTTGTGGAATGAGAAGAACTTGTTCACGGGATGTTGCGATGTACCTTTGACCAATAGAGGTGTAGAGGAAGCTATTGAAGCTGGTCAGAGGATTAGCTATATACCCATTGATATGATCTTTACGTCCGCACTCATTCGTGCACAGATGACCGCTATGCTTGCAATGACTCAGCACTCCCAGAAGAAG GTTCCTATTATCATCCATGATGAGAGTGAACAGGCAACAACTTGGACTCAAGTTTACAGTGAAAAAACCACCAAGCAATCTATTCCAGTTATTACAGCATGGCAGTTGAATGAAAGAAT GTATGGGGAGTTACAGGGTCTTAATAAGCAGGAGACTGCAGAAAGATACGGAAAGGAGAAGGTGCATGAATGGCGTCGGAGTTTTGACATTCCTCCTCCCAAGGGTGAGAGCCTGGAAATGTGTTTTCAGAGAGCTGTTCCGTATTTTAAAGATTTT ATTGAACCCCAACTAAAATCAGGAAAGCACGTGATGGTTGCTGCTCATGGAAACTCATTGAGGTCTATTATAATGTATCTGGACGGATTAACTTCTCAAGAG GTCACTAGTTTAGAGATATCAACTGGGATACCATTGCTTTACATATACAAAGAGGGGAAGTTTAACAGTAGAGGAAGTCCTGTGGGGCCTACAGAAGCTGGTGTTTATGCATACACTCAG AGTTTAGCTGTTTACAGACAACAGTTGGATGACATGTCTAGTTGTTATTGA